From Pedosphaera parvula Ellin514, one genomic window encodes:
- a CDS encoding pseudouridine synthase, translating to MDSSGEEAGRLILFEDEHLLVVNKPAGMNTHAPSPYAGEGIYEWLKHREPRWASLAIVHRLDKETSGVMVFGKTTVANRSLTEQFTNHSIRKKYLLLTDKVVSSQTSTMVSCLVRVGEKYLSRPVHAGGEKAETHFEVITKAEGGTLVEAEPITGRTHQIRVHAAEQGFPILGDALYGGTKASRVCLHAAELKLKHPGTNAEMTFRAEPNFQENARLVLREAVVDQKETNAWRLIHGASDGWAGWYVERLGDFLLSQSEQPVSAEQKAELQRLMNLYSARGVFHKILNKQVRRTNVQQASPQLVLGDAVPDVFTMQENGLRYELSFNEGYSVGLFLDQRDNRRRIVANHIAAGFPLFPNGAERKEVLNTFAYTCGFSVCAAKVGAKVTSLDLSKKYLEWGKRNFELNQIDPTQHDFIYGDTFDWMKRLGKKGRAYDLIVLDPPTFSQSKEHGAFQAEKDYGELVSAALPILKSQGVLLASTNAARLEPEKFLEMVSAAVLATRRKILQQHYVPQPPDFPVSREEPAYLKTVWLRVS from the coding sequence GTGGATTCATCAGGTGAAGAAGCGGGCAGATTGATTCTGTTCGAAGATGAGCATCTGCTGGTGGTGAACAAACCAGCGGGGATGAATACGCATGCTCCAAGCCCGTATGCGGGTGAGGGAATATATGAATGGTTAAAACACCGGGAGCCGCGTTGGGCATCGCTCGCGATTGTGCATCGACTGGACAAGGAGACTTCGGGGGTAATGGTGTTTGGGAAAACCACGGTGGCAAATCGTTCATTGACGGAACAGTTCACGAATCATTCGATTCGAAAAAAGTATTTGTTGCTGACCGATAAAGTTGTTTCATCCCAAACCTCCACGATGGTTTCCTGTCTGGTGCGAGTGGGTGAAAAGTATTTGAGCCGTCCGGTGCATGCCGGGGGTGAAAAGGCGGAGACGCATTTCGAGGTGATCACAAAGGCAGAGGGAGGCACGCTGGTGGAAGCCGAACCGATCACCGGTCGCACGCATCAGATTCGTGTGCATGCGGCAGAACAGGGTTTTCCCATTCTGGGAGATGCTCTTTATGGTGGGACAAAGGCTTCGCGCGTATGCCTGCATGCGGCCGAACTGAAGCTCAAACACCCAGGCACGAATGCGGAAATGACATTCAGAGCTGAGCCGAATTTCCAAGAGAACGCGCGGTTGGTATTGCGGGAGGCGGTGGTGGACCAAAAGGAAACCAATGCCTGGCGATTGATTCATGGAGCATCGGATGGCTGGGCTGGATGGTATGTGGAGCGGCTTGGCGATTTTTTATTGTCCCAGAGTGAGCAACCTGTGAGCGCTGAACAAAAGGCGGAATTGCAGCGGTTGATGAACCTGTATAGCGCGCGTGGGGTATTTCATAAGATACTTAACAAGCAGGTGAGGCGAACGAACGTGCAGCAGGCTTCACCGCAACTCGTATTGGGTGACGCAGTGCCGGATGTTTTCACGATGCAGGAGAATGGGCTTCGATATGAACTCAGTTTTAATGAAGGTTACTCGGTGGGGCTGTTTCTGGATCAGCGTGATAATCGCCGTCGCATCGTAGCGAACCATATTGCGGCTGGATTTCCATTGTTTCCGAACGGGGCTGAACGCAAAGAGGTCCTGAATACTTTTGCCTATACCTGCGGCTTCTCCGTTTGTGCTGCCAAAGTGGGAGCGAAGGTAACCAGTCTGGATCTTTCCAAAAAGTATTTGGAATGGGGTAAGAGGAATTTTGAGCTCAACCAGATTGATCCGACACAGCACGATTTCATTTACGGCGATACCTTCGACTGGATGAAACGACTGGGAAAGAAAGGGCGGGCTTACGACCTCATCGTTCTCGATCCACCGACCTTCTCGCAATCGAAGGAGCATGGAGCATTTCAGGCTGAAAAGGATTACGGAGAATTGGTGAGCGCGGCGTTGCCCATTCTCAAGTCACAGGGAGTGTTGCTGGCCTCCACCAATGCAGCGCGGTTGGAGCCGGAGAAATTCCTGGAGATGGTGAGTGCCGCGGTTCTGGCAACCAGGCGGAAAATATTACAACAGCATTATGTGCCTCAACCGCCAGATTTCCCGGTGAGCAGGGAAGAGCCGGCCTACCTGAAAACAGTATGGCTGCGAGTGAGTTGA
- a CDS encoding NYN domain-containing protein yields the protein MALVRILIDGYSLLHSWPELAPGKPRYSQTAREELLHQLTLYRDAVGTPITVVFDGANADIKLSSVESTPELEILFSRAGQTADQIIERAAHRLSAYGEVLVITDDHAERDTVFSVGGMSASCLSFIQMVASALSEQQDDIKHYNRSERNRFNRNR from the coding sequence ATGGCATTGGTTCGCATCCTGATCGATGGCTACAGCCTTCTGCACAGCTGGCCCGAATTGGCGCCCGGCAAGCCGCGTTATTCCCAAACCGCCCGCGAGGAACTTCTGCATCAACTTACTCTCTATCGGGATGCCGTGGGCACACCCATCACGGTTGTTTTTGATGGTGCCAATGCCGACATTAAACTTTCCTCGGTCGAATCCACCCCCGAACTGGAAATCCTTTTTTCACGCGCCGGACAGACCGCCGATCAAATCATCGAACGCGCCGCCCACCGCCTCAGTGCGTATGGAGAAGTCCTTGTCATCACCGACGACCATGCGGAACGGGATACCGTGTTCTCAGTCGGCGGCATGAGCGCCAGCTGTCTCAGCTTCATTCAGATGGTGGCGAGCGCCCTCTCCGAACAGCAGGACGACATCAAGCATTACAACCGCTCCGAACGCAATCGCTTCAATCGGAACCGATAA
- a CDS encoding CobW family GTP-binding protein: MKQKEAVPVTVLTGYLGAGKTTLLNYLLTQKHGYKCAIIINEFGAVSIDNQLVVGADEEILELNNGCLCCRVRGDLIRSLNDLLIKKRKRFDYVIIETTGLADPSPVAHTFMASELAEQMRLDGIVTVVDARHLEKELNDGPEPRAQIAFADVILLNKTDLVTPEELAKVEGRIKSMNPLAKIHRTVKSEIEVGKILNLKARELSAPMPELKQEHHHHDHECGEDCDHDHKHDHDHKCDEHCDHDHDHNHEGHVHHHHDELVKSFYIEEERPLDLKKLEKWLGELLNSLGADIYRSKGVLSIKGMPKRVVFQGVQMMLDSAPDRFWNPGEKKKSQLVFIGRELDEKKIREGFEQCVAE, from the coding sequence ATGAAACAGAAAGAAGCAGTTCCTGTAACAGTGTTGACCGGCTATCTGGGCGCGGGTAAGACCACGTTGCTTAATTATCTCCTGACGCAGAAGCACGGGTATAAATGCGCCATAATCATCAATGAATTTGGAGCGGTCAGCATCGATAATCAATTGGTGGTGGGTGCGGATGAAGAAATTCTGGAATTGAACAATGGCTGCCTTTGTTGCCGGGTGCGGGGTGATTTGATTCGCAGTTTGAACGATTTGTTGATCAAGAAACGCAAGCGGTTCGACTATGTGATCATCGAAACCACCGGCTTGGCTGATCCGAGTCCGGTAGCACATACCTTCATGGCTTCCGAACTGGCCGAGCAGATGCGGTTGGATGGCATCGTAACAGTGGTCGATGCACGGCATCTGGAGAAAGAGCTGAATGACGGGCCGGAACCGCGGGCACAGATTGCCTTCGCGGACGTGATCTTGCTTAATAAGACTGACCTGGTGACGCCGGAGGAACTGGCCAAGGTTGAAGGGCGAATCAAGAGCATGAATCCGCTGGCAAAGATTCATCGCACGGTAAAATCGGAGATCGAGGTGGGCAAGATACTGAACCTGAAAGCCCGTGAACTGAGCGCCCCCATGCCTGAGCTCAAACAGGAACATCACCACCACGACCATGAATGTGGAGAAGATTGCGATCATGATCATAAGCACGACCATGATCATAAATGTGATGAGCATTGCGACCATGATCACGACCACAACCATGAGGGGCATGTCCATCATCACCATGATGAATTGGTAAAATCCTTTTACATCGAAGAGGAGCGGCCGTTGGATTTGAAGAAGTTGGAGAAGTGGCTGGGTGAATTGTTGAATTCCCTCGGTGCAGACATCTACCGGAGCAAAGGAGTGCTTAGTATCAAAGGCATGCCCAAGCGAGTGGTGTTCCAGGGAGTACAGATGATGCTGGATTCCGCACCGGATCGATTTTGGAATCCGGGCGAGAAAAAGAAGAGCCAGTTGGTATTTATTGGAAGAGAGCTTGATGAAAAGAAGATCCGCGAAGGATTCGAGCAGTGCGTGGCGGAATAA
- a CDS encoding sulfatase family protein, with protein MRTCLWFFVVLFSMGMAHAATSQKPNIIFILADDMGYGDIGPFGSTLNRTPNLDRMAKEGMKLTSFYAAPLCTPSRAQILTGCYAKRVSLPKVLSPRSEVGLNTNEQTVAKLLKRQGYATMAIGKWHVGDAPENLPTRHGFDHYLGLPYSNDMGGEEPGKDQPAKRGARPPLPLVRDEQVIEVVKPADQDRLTERYTDEAVKFIRANDKQPFFLYLAHTAVHAPIHPGHNFRGKSRNGLYGDWVEEVDWSVGKVLDTLRELGLSENTLVLFSSDNGPWLAQKTNGGTAGPLRGGKGGTFEGGMREPTLAWWPGKVPAQSVCDTVAGNIDLLPTFVKLAGGTLPKDKKIDGRDISNLLLGQTKEAQREAHYYFAGTALQAVRSGPWKLAIVPQYEGMGKFSENAVEGGKPFAPRLYNLDEDIGEKTDVVAEHPDEMKRLLGYVEAMEADLGVSKKNGPGVRPPGRVAKPLGLWLPGEAPEESAKPRTLSELKVGDAIGKDEAPRIAKKSFRVSCEVESKSKGGVIVAQGGSAVGYAIYLMDGKPAFAVRADGVLNSISASNAPEGKFHVEGKLAPDGKMILAVNGKTVAAGKAAGLIPKQPAENFCVGFDDGHPVADYGTNSKFEGSISGIKVEIE; from the coding sequence ATGCGCACCTGTTTATGGTTTTTCGTAGTGCTATTTTCGATGGGGATGGCTCATGCGGCCACGTCGCAGAAACCGAACATCATTTTTATTTTAGCCGATGACATGGGATACGGCGATATTGGACCGTTTGGTTCAACTCTGAATCGTACGCCCAACCTGGATCGCATGGCGAAAGAGGGCATGAAGCTCACCAGCTTTTACGCCGCTCCATTGTGTACGCCGTCGCGCGCCCAAATTCTTACCGGTTGTTACGCCAAACGGGTTTCGTTGCCGAAGGTGCTTTCTCCCAGAAGCGAAGTCGGTCTGAATACGAACGAACAAACGGTGGCAAAACTTCTCAAAAGGCAGGGTTATGCGACGATGGCCATTGGGAAATGGCACGTGGGAGATGCCCCGGAGAATCTGCCCACCAGACATGGCTTTGATCATTATCTTGGTTTGCCTTATTCCAACGACATGGGTGGAGAAGAGCCCGGAAAAGATCAACCGGCGAAAAGAGGGGCCCGTCCACCGCTGCCGTTGGTGCGAGATGAACAGGTAATCGAAGTGGTCAAGCCAGCCGATCAGGATAGGTTGACTGAGCGGTATACCGATGAGGCTGTGAAATTTATCCGCGCGAATGACAAGCAGCCTTTCTTTCTCTACCTTGCGCACACAGCGGTGCACGCGCCGATACATCCCGGGCACAATTTTCGAGGCAAATCACGAAACGGATTATATGGAGATTGGGTGGAAGAAGTGGATTGGAGCGTGGGGAAAGTGTTGGACACGTTGCGGGAATTGGGATTAAGCGAGAATACATTGGTTTTATTCAGCAGCGATAATGGCCCCTGGCTGGCGCAAAAGACCAATGGCGGGACAGCGGGACCGTTGCGCGGTGGCAAAGGCGGAACCTTTGAGGGTGGCATGCGTGAACCAACGCTTGCCTGGTGGCCCGGGAAGGTGCCAGCGCAAAGCGTTTGTGATACCGTGGCGGGGAATATTGATTTGCTACCTACTTTCGTGAAACTCGCGGGTGGCACGTTGCCCAAGGATAAAAAGATCGACGGGAGGGACATATCAAACCTGTTGCTGGGGCAGACAAAGGAGGCGCAACGCGAAGCGCATTATTATTTTGCCGGAACAGCGCTGCAGGCTGTGCGGTCAGGTCCATGGAAACTGGCCATTGTTCCTCAATATGAAGGGATGGGGAAGTTTTCAGAAAATGCGGTGGAGGGTGGAAAGCCGTTCGCTCCGAGGTTGTATAACCTGGATGAAGATATTGGGGAGAAAACGGATGTCGTGGCAGAACATCCGGATGAAATGAAACGCTTGTTGGGATACGTGGAAGCAATGGAGGCTGACCTCGGGGTGAGCAAAAAGAACGGTCCCGGCGTTCGCCCTCCCGGGCGCGTTGCCAAACCGCTGGGCCTGTGGCTGCCTGGAGAAGCGCCCGAGGAGTCGGCGAAGCCCCGGACACTTTCGGAGCTGAAGGTTGGTGATGCCATTGGAAAGGATGAAGCCCCCAGGATTGCCAAAAAATCGTTTCGCGTGAGTTGTGAGGTCGAATCAAAATCAAAGGGTGGAGTGATCGTGGCGCAAGGTGGGAGCGCCGTTGGTTACGCGATTTATTTGATGGATGGCAAGCCTGCTTTTGCGGTGCGAGCGGACGGGGTTTTGAACAGCATTTCAGCATCCAATGCACCAGAAGGAAAATTCCATGTTGAAGGAAAGCTTGCTCCTGATGGGAAGATGATCCTTGCGGTGAATGGTAAAACTGTGGCTGCGGGCAAAGCGGCTGGATTGATTCCGAAACAGCCAGCAGAAAATTTCTGCGTGGGTTTCGATGACGGCCACCCGGTTGCAGATTACGGAACAAACAGCAAATTCGAAGGCAGCATTTCCGGGATCAAAGTGGAGATCGAATGA
- a CDS encoding pyridoxal phosphate-dependent aminotransferase, with amino-acid sequence MPHPATRLKSFSESVIRGMTRLANQYGSINLAQGFPDFNPPQELLAALHRAADGMNHQYAVTWGAPRFRQALAKKITRFSGLPVDPDKHLVVTCGSTEAMMVAMMTACNPGDKVIVFSPFYENYAADAILSGAEPIFVPLSPPEFKYDSEALRKAFEQKPKAIIICNPSNPSGKVFTREELMEIATLAEKHDTFVITDEVYEHIVYAPHKHVSFATLPGMFERTITCNSLSKTYSITGWRLGYVMASAEVIAQARKVHDFLTVGAAAPLQEAAVVGLEFPDSYYEGLLKEYSLKRDLFLDYIAKTGLPYTEPQGAYYVLVDISSLGFARDTEAAEWMTREIGVTGVPGSSFFREPVNHLIRFHFAKQEETLRAAGERLLKLTKRR; translated from the coding sequence ATGCCCCATCCAGCCACCCGTCTCAAAAGTTTTTCTGAATCCGTGATTCGCGGGATGACGCGTCTCGCGAATCAGTACGGATCCATCAATCTGGCGCAGGGTTTTCCCGATTTTAATCCACCGCAGGAATTGCTGGCGGCATTACATCGGGCAGCGGATGGAATGAACCATCAGTATGCGGTGACCTGGGGGGCACCGCGATTTAGACAGGCGCTGGCAAAGAAGATAACTCGGTTCAGCGGACTGCCTGTAGACCCGGACAAACATCTTGTCGTCACCTGCGGCAGCACGGAAGCCATGATGGTGGCGATGATGACGGCGTGTAATCCGGGAGATAAAGTCATCGTGTTTTCGCCGTTTTACGAGAACTACGCGGCGGACGCGATTCTATCGGGAGCGGAGCCGATTTTTGTGCCACTGTCGCCGCCGGAATTTAAATATGATTCCGAGGCGTTGAGGAAGGCCTTCGAGCAGAAGCCCAAGGCGATTATCATCTGCAATCCCTCCAATCCGTCTGGGAAGGTGTTTACGCGTGAGGAGTTGATGGAGATCGCGACGTTGGCGGAGAAGCACGATACCTTCGTGATTACCGACGAAGTGTACGAGCATATTGTTTATGCACCGCACAAGCATGTTTCGTTCGCGACTCTGCCGGGGATGTTTGAGCGCACGATTACGTGCAATTCACTTTCCAAGACCTATTCCATTACTGGATGGCGATTGGGATATGTGATGGCCAGTGCGGAGGTGATAGCACAGGCGCGCAAGGTGCATGACTTTTTGACCGTTGGAGCCGCTGCTCCGTTGCAGGAAGCGGCGGTGGTTGGGCTGGAGTTTCCTGATTCCTACTACGAAGGATTGTTGAAGGAATATTCGCTGAAGCGGGATTTGTTTTTGGATTACATTGCAAAAACTGGGTTGCCATACACAGAGCCGCAAGGGGCGTATTACGTGCTGGTGGATATTTCGTCGCTGGGTTTTGCACGGGACACTGAAGCCGCCGAATGGATGACGCGGGAGATCGGAGTAACAGGCGTGCCGGGTTCCAGCTTTTTTCGCGAGCCGGTGAACCATCTCATTCGTTTCCATTTCGCGAAACAGGAGGAAACATTGAGAGCGGCCGGAGAGCGATTGTTGAAATTAACGAAGAGGCGATAA
- a CDS encoding cadherin-like domain-containing protein — protein sequence MTNNQTRNFFAVKFLRITQGLYALIGLLALNSTALAQIEPAAPGSIEYSLTSSNYTWVQTSDTITNGSYVIDLLTDRLNQPAGRGAIGIVLYTAWNPGYNQMGAMVDFGHGYSAGIVFSELSAVHVVPVAPGQIEPAAPGSIEYSLSSSNYTWFQVPGTITNGTYVVDLLTNRLNQPAGRGAIGIVSYTAWDADYNQMAAMVDFGRGYSAGIVFSELSAIDVVPVGQIEPAAPGSIEYSLTSSNYTWVQTSDTITNGSYVIDLLTDRLNQPAGRGAIGIVSYTAWDADYNQMAAMVDFGRGYSAGIVFSELSAIHVVPVAPGQIEPAAPGSIEYSLSSSNYTWFQVPGTITNGTYVVDLLTNRLNQPAGRGAIGIVSYTAWDADYNQMAAMVDFGRGYSAGIVFSELSAIDVVPVGQIEPAAPGSIEYSLTSSNYTWVQTSDTITNGSYVIDLLTDRLNQPAGRGAIGIVLYTAWDADYNQMAAMVDFGRGYSAGIVFSELSAVHVVPVAFSQSISLNEDTSKAFSLEASDVEGDVMTYSVGSPSHGVLSGTAPNLVYQPDKNYFGSDSFTFSVNDGKSESAVATVNITILPVNDPPVAKIVISPAGFFLGSANRLIIAPNGAGISLQLDGSQSRDVDNDPLTYSWKDGNSAIATNAVVTKTFKAGVHTFTLQVNDGKAVGTASETVQIVTLQNALGMLRVWLHDQKKNPGSDQRELIAALSSAIDSVNQGNIAKGSYHLADFQAKARTRLQPINPSAATKLLLATQEIINAMQKPGQLSSQSPQPKP from the coding sequence ATGACCAACAATCAGACACGCAATTTCTTCGCAGTTAAATTCCTGCGCATAACCCAGGGGCTTTATGCCTTAATCGGCCTGCTCGCCCTGAACAGCACAGCGCTGGCACAAATCGAACCTGCAGCGCCTGGCTCAATCGAGTATTCGCTGACCAGCAGCAATTACACCTGGGTCCAAACCTCTGACACCATTACCAACGGAAGTTACGTCATCGACCTGCTGACTGATCGATTGAACCAGCCCGCGGGGCGAGGCGCGATCGGCATCGTCTTATACACGGCCTGGAATCCAGGCTACAACCAAATGGGGGCTATGGTGGACTTTGGACATGGCTACTCTGCCGGCATCGTGTTCTCGGAACTCAGCGCAGTCCACGTCGTCCCCGTAGCGCCGGGACAAATCGAACCTGCAGCTCCTGGCTCAATCGAGTATTCGCTGAGCAGCAGTAATTACACCTGGTTCCAAGTCCCTGGCACCATTACCAACGGAACTTATGTCGTCGACCTGCTGACTAATCGATTGAACCAGCCCGCCGGGCGAGGCGCGATCGGCATAGTCTCATACACGGCTTGGGATGCAGACTACAACCAAATGGCGGCTATGGTGGACTTTGGGCGTGGCTACTCTGCCGGCATCGTGTTCTCGGAGCTCAGCGCAATCGACGTCGTCCCCGTAGGACAAATCGAACCTGCAGCTCCTGGCTCAATCGAGTATTCGCTGACCAGCAGCAATTACACCTGGGTCCAGACCTCTGACACCATTACCAACGGAAGTTATGTCATCGACCTGCTGACTGACCGATTGAACCAGCCCGCCGGGCGGGGCGCGATCGGCATAGTCTCATACACGGCCTGGGATGCAGACTACAACCAAATGGCGGCTATGGTGGACTTTGGGCGTGGCTACTCTGCCGGCATCGTGTTCTCGGAACTCAGCGCAATCCACGTCGTCCCCGTAGCGCCGGGACAAATCGAACCTGCAGCTCCTGGCTCAATCGAGTATTCGCTGAGCAGCAGTAATTACACCTGGTTCCAAGTCCCTGGCACCATTACCAACGGAACTTATGTCGTCGACCTGCTGACTAATCGATTGAACCAGCCCGCCGGGCGAGGCGCGATCGGCATAGTCTCATACACGGCCTGGGATGCAGACTACAACCAAATGGCGGCTATGGTGGACTTTGGGCGTGGCTACTCTGCCGGCATCGTGTTCTCGGAGCTCAGCGCAATCGACGTCGTCCCTGTAGGACAAATCGAACCTGCAGCGCCTGGCTCAATTGAGTATTCGCTGACCAGCAGCAATTACACTTGGGTCCAGACCTCTGACACCATTACCAACGGAAGTTACGTCATCGACCTGCTGACTGACCGGCTGAACCAGCCCGCCGGGCGAGGCGCGATCGGCATCGTCTTATACACGGCCTGGGATGCAGACTACAACCAAATGGCGGCTATGGTGGACTTTGGGCGTGGCTACTCTGCCGGCATCGTGTTCTCGGAGCTCAGCGCAGTCCACGTCGTCCCCGTCGCTTTTTCCCAATCAATTTCGCTGAATGAAGATACAAGCAAGGCCTTCTCGTTGGAGGCTTCAGATGTGGAAGGGGATGTCATGACTTACTCGGTCGGTTCCCCATCCCATGGGGTTTTGAGCGGCACAGCACCAAACCTCGTTTACCAACCAGACAAAAATTATTTTGGTTCGGATAGCTTCACTTTCTCTGTGAACGACGGAAAATCGGAATCTGCGGTTGCCACGGTCAACATCACCATTCTCCCGGTGAATGATCCACCTGTGGCGAAGATCGTCATTTCGCCTGCAGGCTTTTTCCTTGGCTCCGCCAATCGATTGATTATCGCCCCTAATGGCGCCGGTATCAGCCTCCAGCTCGATGGCTCCCAGTCTCGCGATGTTGACAATGATCCTCTGACGTACAGCTGGAAGGATGGAAATAGCGCCATTGCAACCAACGCCGTCGTAACAAAAACTTTCAAGGCGGGTGTGCACACATTTACACTCCAGGTCAACGACGGAAAAGCCGTTGGCACTGCTTCAGAAACCGTTCAAATTGTCACTCTTCAAAATGCGTTAGGCATGCTGCGGGTCTGGCTGCACGACCAGAAGAAGAATCCAGGAAGTGACCAGCGAGAATTGATTGCAGCACTCAGCTCTGCAATTGATTCTGTAAACCAGGGAAATATTGCCAAAGGCAGTTACCATTTGGCTGACTTCCAGGCGAAAGCAAGGACCAGGCTTCAACCGATCAATCCAAGCGCCGCCACCAAGTTGCTGCTTGCCACCCAGGAGATTATTAACGCCATGCAAAAGCCTGGACAACTTTCGTCGCAGTCCCCTCAGCCAAAACCCTAA
- a CDS encoding MFS transporter: MATDSQTSTGAVPTERSKTGLYSWVNVVLAALLMLATLPGRTQGLGMITEPLLKDLHLDRVDYAQINLWATLLGAAFCLPTGYLVDRFGLRLVSATLTFLLGLVVWQMSSLTSGLVALFILITLTRAFGQSALSVVSITAVGKSFSKGLGLAMGVYSFLLSMFFVIAFGLVGYSVTNRGWRTAWLQIAVGLLFVITPLAFLFLKEQSKLVQSATVETSSDSDVSNPSSSMRLSEALKTPAFWIFGGGTALFALVSSGLGLFNEAVLAEHGFGKQTYFNFLMATTFIALLGQLICGWLTLHWPLRRLMGVGLGLYALALGLLPFIKTTTQLWTFAVLIGGAGGFITVMFFAVWSHAFGRAHLGRIQGVAQILTVLASASGPLLFAKCAEHYHSYNPVLFILTPGVLLLAIASWKVSLPKLAPTHDESLLIKPAV; this comes from the coding sequence CCCTGCTCATGCTCGCCACTCTTCCCGGTCGCACCCAGGGACTCGGCATGATCACCGAACCGCTACTGAAAGATCTCCACCTTGACCGCGTGGATTACGCCCAAATTAACCTGTGGGCCACTCTGCTTGGTGCCGCCTTTTGCCTGCCCACCGGTTATCTCGTCGATCGCTTCGGACTCCGCCTGGTTTCCGCCACCCTCACATTTTTGCTGGGCTTGGTTGTCTGGCAAATGAGTTCCCTGACTAGTGGTCTGGTTGCCTTGTTCATCCTGATTACCCTCACTCGTGCGTTCGGTCAAAGCGCTCTCTCAGTCGTCAGCATCACCGCTGTCGGCAAATCCTTCAGCAAAGGCCTCGGCCTCGCCATGGGTGTTTATTCATTTCTTTTAAGCATGTTTTTTGTGATTGCCTTCGGTTTGGTCGGATACTCCGTGACCAATCGCGGTTGGAGGACTGCCTGGCTTCAAATCGCCGTTGGCTTGCTGTTCGTCATCACCCCTCTGGCATTTCTTTTTCTCAAGGAACAATCGAAACTCGTTCAAAGTGCCACGGTCGAAACCAGCTCTGACTCTGACGTCTCCAATCCTTCCAGCAGCATGCGCCTGTCCGAGGCGCTTAAAACTCCAGCATTCTGGATTTTTGGCGGCGGCACGGCTCTCTTCGCTCTCGTCTCATCCGGCCTCGGTCTCTTTAACGAAGCCGTGCTTGCGGAACATGGCTTCGGCAAGCAGACCTATTTTAATTTCCTCATGGCCACCACATTCATTGCCCTCCTCGGACAACTGATTTGCGGCTGGCTCACTTTGCATTGGCCATTGCGTCGCCTGATGGGCGTCGGCCTCGGATTATACGCGCTCGCTCTTGGCCTGTTACCGTTCATAAAAACCACCACTCAGCTCTGGACTTTCGCCGTCCTCATCGGCGGAGCAGGCGGCTTTATCACCGTGATGTTCTTTGCCGTCTGGAGCCATGCCTTCGGTCGCGCTCATCTCGGACGAATCCAGGGTGTCGCCCAAATCCTGACTGTCCTCGCTTCCGCATCCGGTCCGCTTCTTTTCGCCAAATGCGCGGAGCATTATCACTCCTACAATCCGGTGCTTTTCATATTAACCCCAGGCGTCTTGCTGCTGGCCATCGCTTCATGGAAAGTTTCCCTCCCAAAACTCGCACCCACCCACGACGAAAGCTTGCTGATCAAGCCTGCTGTCTAA